The candidate division TA06 bacterium DNA window GACATACCGGTATTTAAGACCCACGGCCGATGCTTAATCACCCTGAGTCTGAAGAACATGAAGGGCGTTTTGCCTGGGGCTGAAAAGCGAAAGACACATAGACTTGGCCTGGATAAGGCAATAGCCGACCTGAATTCAGTGGTAAAAGTGGACTTTGTGATTGTTGACGCCCTGACGGGAATGCAGGGGCTGTGGGAGTATCCTAAGGACTCAGTTGAACTTGATCTGATATTAGCTGGGGCAGATCGGGTAGCAGTGGATACTGTCGGTACCTACCTGATGGGCTTTGACCCTGCCCGGATCATGCATCTTCAGTATTTTGCGGAGCGACAGGGGGTGAAAGCTGACTTGAGTCAGGTAGAGGTGGTTGGTGAATCCCTTGAGGAAAATAGACAGAGTTTCAGCTCTAGCTTTGAGACCTTTAAGAGTCGATTTCCCATGGTGTCTGTTTTCGAGGGAATGTCCGCTTGTACCGGTTGTTATGGCGAATTTATGGGCGCGCTGATAGCAATCAAAGGACACAGCGATGGCAATGCCTTAGATGAATTAATAGTCGTTATGGGTAACCCTGAGCCTGGCGATGTTAAATTTACTGACAGGACGCTTCTCCTTGGGAAATGCCCCAAAAAGATGGCTAATCTTGGCGGCACACATATTGAAGGTTGTCCTCCGATGTGTGATGACATTATTCGGGCGATCTGCGGAATGTCTGGCATAGATGCTGATATTGTGATAGAGTTGCGAGACCAGGCTCGTCAGCAAATGTGGGAAGAGACGAAGCACCTTCTAGAGCAATAGGCGTGGCACTATATTCATACCCAGCCCTGCAATCTGGCTCTTTGTGACATGAAATTATAGATTACTCTGTCCCTAATGCCAATGACCGAAAATTCGGGTTACAAGAGCTTGTTTTGTCCAGTTTCAAATCTAGCTCTTCTTGAGCAGGATAATTTTTGGTCCAAATAAAATGATATAGCTATGTTCGTTCAATGGTATCTATACATA harbors:
- a CDS encoding DUF362 domain-containing protein; the protein is MDIESEGRKMVMKNKVSIVKVDESGIEAAIRKAIDLAGGLKKIVAPSSRVLIKPNVVSPEPSGTGCITDCRVTEAVTKVVQELGPKSVIIGEGAGAGYDFIGSYSTEEAFRVSGTADVAYKLGVELRNLNTDEFEEVTVKNPYVMDKVRIAKTALESDVIIDIPVFKTHGRCLITLSLKNMKGVLPGAEKRKTHRLGLDKAIADLNSVVKVDFVIVDALTGMQGLWEYPKDSVELDLILAGADRVAVDTVGTYLMGFDPARIMHLQYFAERQGVKADLSQVEVVGESLEENRQSFSSSFETFKSRFPMVSVFEGMSACTGCYGEFMGALIAIKGHSDGNALDELIVVMGNPEPGDVKFTDRTLLLGKCPKKMANLGGTHIEGCPPMCDDIIRAICGMSGIDADIVIELRDQARQQMWEETKHLLEQ